A single genomic interval of Hevea brasiliensis isolate MT/VB/25A 57/8 chromosome 4, ASM3005281v1, whole genome shotgun sequence harbors:
- the LOC110633107 gene encoding 60S ribosomal protein L22-2, giving the protein MSRGGAVGAGGAKGKKKGATFTIDCSKPVEDKIMDIASLEKFLQERIKVGGKAGALGDSVTVTREKSKINVTSDSNFSKRYLKYLTKKYLKKHNVRDWLRVIASNKDRNVYELRYFNIAENEGEDGE; this is encoded by the exons ATGAGCAGAGGTGGAGCAGTTGGTGCCGGTGGAGCCAAGGGGAAGAAGAAGGGAGCAACTTTCACTATTGATTGCTCGAAGCCAGTCGAGGATAAGATCATGGATATTGCCTCTCTCGAAAAGTTCCTCCAGGAGCGCATCAAAGTCGGCGGCAAAGCCGGGGCTCTCGGTGATTCCGTCACCGTCACCCGTGAGAAGTCTAAGATTAACGTCACCTCTGACTCCAACTTCTCCAAACG GTATCTGAAATACTTGACAAAGAAGTACTTGAAGAAGCACAATGTGCGAGACTGGCTTCGGGTCATTGCTTCCAACAAGGATCGTAATGTTTACGAGCTGAGATACTTTAACATTGCTGAGAATGAAGGAGAGGATGGAGAATAG